In the Populus trichocarpa isolate Nisqually-1 chromosome 1, P.trichocarpa_v4.1, whole genome shotgun sequence genome, one interval contains:
- the LOC18094046 gene encoding cell division control protein 48 homolog B isoform X2, whose amino-acid sequence MEPPSSSSGFGGGSSGFGGGGSSKVNNGTENSNNEWKAEEAIGGNKAALEALRELITFPLLYSREAQKLGLKWPTGLLLYGPPGTGKTSLVRAVVRECGAHLIVISPHFVHRAHAGESERVLREAFSDALSHAVAGKPSVIFIDEIDALCHRRDSRREQDVRVASQLFALMDANKPSSTSSAQVVVIASTNRVDAIDPALRRSGRFDAEIEVTTPTEEERLQILKKKLQQAVEWPIKHSAAFARMGISPIRGVLLHGPPGCSKTTLAKAAANAAQASFFSLSGAELYSMYVGEGEALLRHTFQRARLAAPSIIFFDEADVVAAKRGGTSSNSTTVGERLLSTLLTEMDGLEQSKGILVLAATNRPYAIDAALMRPGRFDLVLYVPPPDLEARYEILGVHTRKMKISNDVDLRRIAEDSELFTGAELEGLCREAGIVALRENISATVVCNRHFQRVKESLKPALTRAEVERYSSFMKTKQKRSGAIEFDPKPNTECKRNLLDSMLPVKAGVLSLVLLAASKYFLMFTKSARPDVPAT is encoded by the exons atgGAACCtcccagcagcagcagcggcTTCGGCGGCGGCAGCAGCGGCTTCGGCGGCGGCGGCAGCAGCAAAGTCAACAACGGAACTGAAAACTCAAACAACGAGTGGAAAGCCGAAGAAGCAATTGGTGGAAATAAAGCGGCTCTCGAAGCTTTAAGAGAGCTCATTACTTTCCCTCTTCTCTACTCGCGTGAAGCTCAGAAACTCGGTCTAAAA TGGCCAACAGGTTTGCTTCTGTACGGTCCACCAGGAACCGGAAAG ACAAGTTTGGTACGAGCAGTTGTACGCGAATGCGGGGCGCATTTAATTGTCATTAg TCCACATTTCGTTCATAGAGCGCATGCTGGAGAAAGCGAGAGAGTTCTACGTGAGGCTTTTTCAGATGCATTGTCTCATGCTGTGGCAGGCAAGCCAtcagttatttttattgatgaaattgatgcCTTGTGTCATCGTCGTGATTCAAG ACGGGAGCAAGATGTTCGTGTAGCCTCTCAACTATTTGCTTTGATGGATGCCAACAAGCCCTCATCTACATCTTCAGCACAAGTTGTTGTGATTGCATCAACTAATAG AGTGGATGCAATTGACCCTGCATTAAGAAGATCTGGTCGTTTTGATGCTGAAATAGAAGTTACTACACCTACAGAAGAGGAGCGATTGCAAATTCTCAAG AAAAAGCTCCAACAAGCTGTTGAATGGCCTATCAAACATTCTGCTGCATTTGCAAGGATGGGGATATCACCAATTCGTGGAGTTCTTCTGCATGGACCTCCAGGATGCTCAAAAACCACTCTTGCTAAAGCTGCAGCTAATGCTGCTCAagcttcctttttttccttgag TGGTGCAGAACTCTATTCAATGTACGTTGGAGAGGGGGAAGCATTGCTGCGCCATACATTTCAGAGAGCTCGCCTTGCAGCACCAAGCATAATATTCTTTGACGAGGCTGATGTTGTTGCTGCAAAAAG AGGTGGGACATCAAGTAACAGCACTACCGTAGGAGAGAGGCTTCTGTCAACGTTACTGACTGAAATGGATGGTTTAGAGCAGTCTAAA GGAATTCTTGTGCTGGCTGCCACAAATCGTCCTTATGCAATTGATGCTGCACTTATGCGCCCTGGACGCTTTGATTTG GTGCTGTATGTGCCACCACCTGATTTAGAGGCTCGATATGAGATACTTGGTGTTCACACACGTAAAATGAAAATAAGTAATGATGTTGACCTGAGAAGAATAGCAGAAGATTCTGAGCTCTTCACTGGGGCTGAGCTGGAGGGCCTTTGTCGGGAAGCTGGTATTGTAGCTCTGAGGGAAAACATATCTGCCACTGTCGTATGCAATCGTCATTTCCAGAGAGTGAAGGAGTCGTTAAAACCAGCTTTAACAAGAGCTGAAGTTGAAAGATATTCATCATTTATGAAGACTAAACAAAAGAGATCTGGCGCAATTGAATTTGATCCTAAACCCAATACTGAGTGCAAAAGGAATTTGTTGGATTCAATGCTTCCAGTCAAAGCTGGTGTTCTTAGCTTAGTATTACTTGCTGcttctaaatattttcttatgtttaCCAAGTCAGCCAGACCTGATGTACCAGCAACCTGA
- the LOC18094047 gene encoding SH3 domain-containing protein 1 — translation MEAIKKQATRLREQVAKQQQAVLKHLGHFSNEGIIVDEAELQCYQHLQNLYNSTRAAKHFQKNIVRGAEGFVSISSKQMEILRKLADECCKYGAENQSENNYVARTVLQFGASHNLMENEKEILLGVLNDQVSKPLRALITGAPLEDARHLTHRYDKLRQEVEAQAAEVLRRRSKTRDSEISAESCMKLQAAEARLTELKSTVMALGREATAAMSSVENQQQEITAQRLFSMVDAERCYHQHVLTILDKLHAEMILEEQLNESALQSATTQRDVILPPEPKNNTSNGSENHMHPNHKDALYIAKVIHPFDAQAEGELSLFIDDFVVVRKVAPTGWSEGECKGKAGWFPSAYIEKHEKAPASKIMEESSTP, via the exons ATGGAAGCCATAAAAAAGCAAGCTACCAGGCTTAGAGAGCAAGTTGCAAAGCAGCAACAG GCAGTGTTGAAGCATTTGGGACATTTTAGTAATGAAGGAATTATTGTTGACGAAGCAGAATTACAATGCTACCAGCATCTTCAAAATCTCTACAATTCAACCAGAGCTGCCAAG CATTTTCAGAAGAATATTGTTCGCGGTGCTGAAGGTTTTGTATCTATAAGTTCGAAGCAAATGGAAATAT TGCGAAAGTTGGCTGATGAGTGTTGTAAATACGGAGCTGAGAACCAGAGCGAGAATAATTATGTCGCAAGGACTGTTCTTCAGTTTGGTGCCTCGCATAATTTGATGGAAAATGAGAAGGAAATTTTGCTTGGGGTTCTTAATGATCAG GTTTCTAAGCCACTTCGGGCTTTAATAACTGGAGCTCCTTTGGAGGATGCTCGCCACTTGACTCACCGTTATGACAAACTCCGTCAAGAGGTTGAAGCCCAG GCAGCTGAAGTATTGAGGCGGCGGTCGAAAACCAGGGATTCTGAAATATCTGCAGAGAGTTGCATGAAGCTTCAAGCTGCAGAGGCAAGGTTGACTGAACTTAAATCTACAGTGATGGCACTTGGGAGAGAAGCAACTGCTGCCATGTCTTCAGTTGAAAATCAACAGCAAGAGATTACTGCTCAGCGGTTGTTTAGTATG GTAGATGCTGAGAGATGTTATCATCAACACGTTCTTACTATTTTGGATAAGCTACATGCAGAG ATGATTCTCGAGGAGCAATTAAACGAGTCTGCATTACAGTCGGCGACCACACAGAGAGATGTGATTCTCCCACCTGAACCCAAGAATAACACTTCAAATGGATCTGAAAATCACATGCACCCTAATCATAAGGATGCACTTTACATAGCAAAA GTTATACACCCATTTGATGCTCAAGCAGAAGGGGAGTTAAGtctatttattgatgattttgttgTGGTCCGGAAG GTGGCTCCGACAGGGTGGTCAGAAGGAGAATGCAAAGGCAAGGCTGGATGGTTTCCTTCTGCTTAcatagaaaaacatgaaaaagcaCCTGCAAGCAAGATAATGGAAGAAAGCTCAACTCCTTGA
- the LOC18094046 gene encoding cell division control protein 48 homolog B isoform X1, whose protein sequence is MEPPSSSSGFGGGSSGFGGGGSSKVNNGTENSNNEWKAEEAIGGNKAALEALRELITFPLLYSREAQKLGLKWPTGLLLYGPPGTGKTSLVRAVVRECGAHLIVISPHFVHRAHAGESERVLREAFSDALSHAVAGKPSVIFIDEIDALCHRRDSRREQDVRVASQLFALMDANKPSSTSSAQVVVIASTNRVDAIDPALRRSGRFDAEIEVTTPTEEERLQILKLYTRKLHLDPNVNLHAIAASCNGYVGADLEALCREATMSALNSLDTSEDAGVQLTMDDWKHAKSVVGPSITRGVTMEIPKVSWEDIGGLKDLKKKLQQAVEWPIKHSAAFARMGISPIRGVLLHGPPGCSKTTLAKAAANAAQASFFSLSGAELYSMYVGEGEALLRHTFQRARLAAPSIIFFDEADVVAAKRGGTSSNSTTVGERLLSTLLTEMDGLEQSKGILVLAATNRPYAIDAALMRPGRFDLVLYVPPPDLEARYEILGVHTRKMKISNDVDLRRIAEDSELFTGAELEGLCREAGIVALRENISATVVCNRHFQRVKESLKPALTRAEVERYSSFMKTKQKRSGAIEFDPKPNTECKRNLLDSMLPVKAGVLSLVLLAASKYFLMFTKSARPDVPAT, encoded by the exons atgGAACCtcccagcagcagcagcggcTTCGGCGGCGGCAGCAGCGGCTTCGGCGGCGGCGGCAGCAGCAAAGTCAACAACGGAACTGAAAACTCAAACAACGAGTGGAAAGCCGAAGAAGCAATTGGTGGAAATAAAGCGGCTCTCGAAGCTTTAAGAGAGCTCATTACTTTCCCTCTTCTCTACTCGCGTGAAGCTCAGAAACTCGGTCTAAAA TGGCCAACAGGTTTGCTTCTGTACGGTCCACCAGGAACCGGAAAG ACAAGTTTGGTACGAGCAGTTGTACGCGAATGCGGGGCGCATTTAATTGTCATTAg TCCACATTTCGTTCATAGAGCGCATGCTGGAGAAAGCGAGAGAGTTCTACGTGAGGCTTTTTCAGATGCATTGTCTCATGCTGTGGCAGGCAAGCCAtcagttatttttattgatgaaattgatgcCTTGTGTCATCGTCGTGATTCAAG ACGGGAGCAAGATGTTCGTGTAGCCTCTCAACTATTTGCTTTGATGGATGCCAACAAGCCCTCATCTACATCTTCAGCACAAGTTGTTGTGATTGCATCAACTAATAG AGTGGATGCAATTGACCCTGCATTAAGAAGATCTGGTCGTTTTGATGCTGAAATAGAAGTTACTACACCTACAGAAGAGGAGCGATTGCAAATTCTCAAG CTCTATACAAGGAAGCTTCATTTGGATCCTAATGTTAACTTACATGCTATAGCTGCATCTTGTAACGGATATGTTGGGGCTGATTTGGAAGCTTTATGTCGCGAAGCTACCATGTCCGCTCTTAATTCTTTAGATACAAGTGAAGATGCTGGTGTGCAATTAACGATGGATGACTGGAAGCATGCTAAATCTGTGGTTGGCCCTAGCATAACAAGAGGTGTGACAATGGAAATCCCCAAAGTGTCTTGGGAAGATATTGGTGGACTGAAGGATTTAAAA AAAAAGCTCCAACAAGCTGTTGAATGGCCTATCAAACATTCTGCTGCATTTGCAAGGATGGGGATATCACCAATTCGTGGAGTTCTTCTGCATGGACCTCCAGGATGCTCAAAAACCACTCTTGCTAAAGCTGCAGCTAATGCTGCTCAagcttcctttttttccttgag TGGTGCAGAACTCTATTCAATGTACGTTGGAGAGGGGGAAGCATTGCTGCGCCATACATTTCAGAGAGCTCGCCTTGCAGCACCAAGCATAATATTCTTTGACGAGGCTGATGTTGTTGCTGCAAAAAG AGGTGGGACATCAAGTAACAGCACTACCGTAGGAGAGAGGCTTCTGTCAACGTTACTGACTGAAATGGATGGTTTAGAGCAGTCTAAA GGAATTCTTGTGCTGGCTGCCACAAATCGTCCTTATGCAATTGATGCTGCACTTATGCGCCCTGGACGCTTTGATTTG GTGCTGTATGTGCCACCACCTGATTTAGAGGCTCGATATGAGATACTTGGTGTTCACACACGTAAAATGAAAATAAGTAATGATGTTGACCTGAGAAGAATAGCAGAAGATTCTGAGCTCTTCACTGGGGCTGAGCTGGAGGGCCTTTGTCGGGAAGCTGGTATTGTAGCTCTGAGGGAAAACATATCTGCCACTGTCGTATGCAATCGTCATTTCCAGAGAGTGAAGGAGTCGTTAAAACCAGCTTTAACAAGAGCTGAAGTTGAAAGATATTCATCATTTATGAAGACTAAACAAAAGAGATCTGGCGCAATTGAATTTGATCCTAAACCCAATACTGAGTGCAAAAGGAATTTGTTGGATTCAATGCTTCCAGTCAAAGCTGGTGTTCTTAGCTTAGTATTACTTGCTGcttctaaatattttcttatgtttaCCAAGTCAGCCAGACCTGATGTACCAGCAACCTGA
- the LOC18094049 gene encoding LRR receptor-like serine/threonine-protein kinase FEI 1 produces the protein MAIYPMRCLRPWLLYILLLYILINKSGAISPDGEALWSFRNAIVSSDGILPLWRPEDADPCNWRGVTCDLKTKRVIYLSLKNHKLSGPISPDLGKLAHLKILALYNNSFYGTIPSELGNCTELQGIFLQGNYLSGPIPSEMGNLTALQNLDISSNSLSGSIPASLGRLNKLVTFNVSNNFLVGPIPSDGVLINFADNSFTGNRDLCGKQIERTCKDDSGGPRTDGQSPSGQNQGGKKKYSGGLLISTSATIGALLLVALMCFWGCFLYKKFGKNGSNSIAMDVSGGASIVMFHGDLPYSSKDIIKKLETLTEEHVIGSGGFGTVYKLEMDDGSIFALKRIVKMDEGFNRFFERELEILGSIKHRYLVNLRGYCNSPTSKLLIYDFLSGGSLDEALHERSEQLDWDARLTVILGAAKGLAYLHHDCSPRIIHRDIKSSNILLDGNLEARVTDFGLAKLLGDEESHITTIVAGTFGYLAPEYMQSGRATEKTDVYSFGVLVLEVLSGKRPTDASYIEKGLNIVGWLNFLITENRPREIVDPNCEGVQVESLDALLSVATQCVSSSPEDRPTMHRVVQVLESEVMTPCPSDFYDSNSD, from the exons ATGGCCATCTATCCAATGAGATGTCTAAGGCCCTGGCTTCTTTACATTCTACTGCTATATATTCTCATAAACAAAAGTGGAGCTATCAGTCCTGATG gtGAAGCACTTTGGAGCTTCAGGAATGCAATTGTCAGCTCAGATGGTATTCTTCCTTTGTGGAGGCCAGAGGATGCTGATCCATGTAATTGGAGGGGAGTGACAtgtgatctgaaaaccaagagaGTAATATATTT GAGTCTGAAGAACCATAAATTAAGTGGACCCATATCACCTGACCTTGGGAAGTTAGCGCACTTGAAAATTCT AGCTCTATACAACAACAGCTTCTATGGAACAATTCCTTCAGAGTTGGGAAATTGCACAGAGTTGCAGGGAAT ATTCTTGCAAGGCAACTACTTAAGTGGACCAATTCCAAGCGAAATGGGAAACCTAACTGCACTTCAAAATCT GGATATCTCAAGTAACTCTCTCAGCGGTTCAATCCCTGCATCTCTTGGAAGGTTAAATAAACTCGTAACTTT CAATGTGTCGAACAATTTTCTGGTCGGGCCGATACCATCTGATGGTGTGCTCATCAACTTTGCAGATAACTC GTTCACTGGAAATCGTGATTTGTGTGGAAAGCAGATTGAAAGAACTTGCAAAGATGACAGTGGAGGGCCCAGAACTGATGGGCAGTCTCCTTCAG GCCAAAATcaaggaggaaagaaaaaatactcTGGTGGATTGCTTATCAGCACTTCAGCAACCATTGGTGCACTGCTTCTTGTGGCACTAATGTGTTTTTGGGGATGCTTTCTATATAAGAAGTTTGGTAAAAATGGAAGTAACAGTATTGCAATGGATGTTAGTGGAG GTGCATCGATCGTAATGTTTCATGGGGACTTGCCGTACTCTTCAAAagacatcataaaaaaattagagacttTGACTGAGGAACATGTCATAGGCTCTGGAGGTTTTGGAACCGTGTACAAGCTTGAAATGGATGATGGCAGTATATTTGCCTTGAAGAGAATTGTAAAGATGGATGAGGGTTTTAATCGTTTCTTTGAGAGGGAGCTTGAAATTCTTGGAAGCATAAAACACCGCTACCTTGTTAATTTACGAGGTTATTGCAATTCTCCCACGTCAAAATTGTTGATATATGATTTCCTATCTGGTGGCAGCCTTGACGAAGCACTCCATG AAAGATCTGAGCAACTGGATTGGGATGCACGGCTGACCGTTATTTTGGGGGCAGCAAAAGGACTGGCCTACTTGCATCATGATTGTTCCCCTAGGATCATCCACCGTGACATAAAGTCAAGCAACATTTTGCTTGATGGCAACTTGGAGGCTCGAGTGACTGATTTTGGACTTGCCAAATTGTTAGGTGATGAAGAATCACATATTACTACAATTGTTGCTGGAACATTTGGTTATCTAGCTCCTG AATACATGCAAAGTGGCAGGGCAACTGAAAAGACtgatgtttatagttttggGGTCCTGGTGCTTGAAGTGCTAAGTGGAAAGCGGCCAACAGATGCATCATACATCGAGAAGGGCCTGAATATTGTTGGTTGG ttaaattttttaatcacgGAGAATAGACCACGAGAAATTGTTGATCCTAACTGTGAGGGGGTGCAGGTAGAAAGCCTTGATGCCCTGCTTTCAGTTGCCACCCAATGTGTTTCTTCGAGCCCAGAGGATAGACCCACCATGCACAGGGTGGTTCAAGTACTTGAATCTGAGGTCATGACCCCATGCCCAAGTGACTTTTATGATTCCAACTCTGATTGA